The window GTTCGAGTCCCAGCGTATCCGTTGATCCGAGGTAGCTCAGTGGTAGAGCGTCCGCCTGTTAAGCGGAAGTGCGTGAGTTCGACTCTCACTCTCGGAGCCTTGCCCGGTATAGCTCAAGGGAAGAGTGGTCGGCTCATAATCGACAGGTTGTTGGTTCAAATCCAACTACCGGGATCTTGGGACATGTGACGCAGAGTGGAAATGCATCGGTCTGTAAAACCGACGGCTTATTGCCTTCGCTGGTTCGATTCCAGCCATGTCCATAGCATGAGATTGATGAGAAGAAATGAGGTCGAAAATGAAGTATTTTAATTAATTTATCCAATCTGCAGAAAAATGAAACCTGTGCAAGGGGATGGTTTTGAATTATAGAGCAGCCTTGGCTTTTCAATCCAGTGCCAAACTGGAATTGTATTGAAAAAAATATCCTTGTTGATGCGCAGATTGTTTTTATTCCAAAGCAGAGCAGGAATGAGTACTCTTATTTCAAGTCATTGTCTGTCGTGATTGGAGTCATTGGTTTAAATAAATAGAAGATATATGCAAATAAAGGGTTATTTTTGAGGATATGTATCCAGAGTTTTGCACTTTTTATTTGCTTCTTCAGATCAAATTATTTATGGCTTCGTTTGACCTACTGGCGGTTTATTTCTCTTAAGATATTGAATTACCCGGCCCTTTTCAGCGAGCAATTTTTTGGCTTCTTTCCAAGTGGGCAATTGATCACCTTCGTAGGTATAAATTCTCACCTCTTGGGCCAATTTCTGACCCGATTTGATGGCTTCAAGGTGCGCACCTGAGTGCGAGAAGCGTTCAAGTGCCTCTTTGCTTTGCCAGGCAGATACCGTGTAATGCATCCAACCAAAGCCTGTGTTTTTCATTTTAATAAAGCCCGATTGTTTTTGGGTCTGCTGGGTAATTTTTAATCCATGCAATGAGAGTTCAAAATAAAACCACAAA is drawn from bacterium (Candidatus Blackallbacteria) CG13_big_fil_rev_8_21_14_2_50_49_14 and contains these coding sequences:
- a CDS encoding DUF3291 domain-containing protein → MYITVTSLKLKALWFYFELSLHGLKITQQTQKQSGFIKMKNTGFGWMHYTVSAWQSKEALERFSHSGAHLEAIKSGQKLAQEVRIYTYEGDQLPTWKEAKKLLAEKGRVIQYLKRNKPPVGQTKP